In Bdellovibrio sp. GT3, one genomic interval encodes:
- a CDS encoding lysophospholipid acyltransferase family protein translates to MFVFYRTLSWTWRVRLSEPESLKNSLKNRNPVVLAHWHGDELALLSIVKRYRIATIASQSKDGELMATVLKWMGAKTSRGSSSRGSVQALKGLLRLVKDGGNCSFAVDGPKGPLHKVKPGVFELSRMIHGPIYAAGVYVDRAIHFPKSWNKTFLPKPFAKVVIVWSESLPPVTKEQDPRNPDLALELESLLHRTRQQAANFIADNKT, encoded by the coding sequence GTGTTTGTATTTTATCGAACCCTCTCATGGACGTGGAGGGTTCGTCTTTCTGAGCCTGAATCTCTTAAGAATTCCCTGAAAAACAGAAATCCTGTCGTTCTTGCCCACTGGCATGGAGACGAACTGGCATTGCTTTCGATTGTTAAGCGCTATCGAATTGCCACAATTGCCTCTCAATCCAAAGACGGTGAACTTATGGCCACCGTCCTAAAGTGGATGGGTGCAAAAACCAGCCGTGGATCCTCTTCACGCGGCAGTGTGCAAGCCCTGAAAGGTCTGTTGCGTTTAGTAAAAGACGGGGGAAATTGCAGCTTTGCAGTGGATGGACCAAAGGGTCCGTTACACAAAGTGAAGCCCGGTGTTTTTGAACTATCACGCATGATTCATGGGCCAATTTATGCAGCTGGCGTTTATGTCGATCGCGCCATTCACTTCCCAAAATCCTGGAACAAAACCTTTCTGCCAAAACCATTTGCAAAGGTAGTTATAGTTTGGAGTGAGAGTCTTCCTCCTGTGACTAAAGAGCAGGATCCCAGAAACCCAGACCTTGCTCTAGAGTTAGAGTCCCTTTTACACCGTACACGCCAGCAAGCGGCTAATTTCATTGCGGATAATAAAACCTAG
- a CDS encoding electron transfer flavoprotein subunit alpha/FixB family protein — protein sequence MGKVLVFAEQTNGKLKRSSMELLQAAAKSGNTVVAVTFGSHAGDVTAAIGHNGASEVHVVKDASLDSYNPESYTANMVAIVNKVQPSIILSSASSTGKDLFPRVAARLNTGVASDCTQLTISGDNVTAVKPMYSGKAFATVNFENSPIKIVLMRANQMPVDAADTSKTANVVEHANAATDLKTLIKEIVKGASEKLDLTEANIIVSGGRGLKEAANFKVLNDLADVLGATVGATRAVVDAGWVGHGMQVGQTGKTVAPSLYIAVGISGAIQHLAGMGSSKVIVAINNDANAPIFQKATYGIVGDALEIVPKLTEEFKKALHH from the coding sequence ATGGGTAAAGTATTAGTATTTGCTGAGCAAACAAACGGTAAACTTAAACGCAGCTCCATGGAGCTTTTGCAAGCCGCTGCCAAATCCGGCAACACTGTGGTTGCTGTGACTTTCGGTTCTCACGCAGGTGATGTAACTGCAGCTATCGGCCACAACGGCGCTTCTGAAGTGCATGTTGTTAAAGATGCTTCTTTGGATTCTTACAATCCAGAATCATACACTGCAAACATGGTTGCGATCGTTAACAAAGTTCAACCTTCCATCATCTTGTCTTCCGCTTCTTCAACAGGTAAAGACTTGTTCCCACGTGTTGCAGCTCGCTTGAACACAGGTGTTGCAAGTGATTGCACTCAGTTGACAATCTCTGGCGACAACGTCACTGCTGTTAAACCAATGTACTCTGGTAAAGCATTTGCGACTGTTAACTTTGAAAACAGCCCGATCAAAATCGTTTTGATGCGCGCAAATCAAATGCCAGTTGACGCTGCTGACACATCTAAAACTGCAAATGTGGTTGAACATGCAAATGCGGCAACGGATTTGAAAACATTGATCAAAGAGATCGTGAAAGGTGCTTCTGAGAAATTGGATTTGACTGAAGCAAACATCATCGTTTCCGGTGGTCGTGGTTTGAAAGAAGCAGCAAACTTTAAAGTTTTGAACGATCTTGCTGACGTATTGGGTGCAACTGTTGGTGCTACTCGTGCGGTAGTGGACGCTGGTTGGGTAGGACACGGTATGCAAGTTGGTCAAACTGGTAAAACGGTTGCTCCATCCTTGTACATCGCTGTCGGTATCTCTGGTGCGATTCAACATTTGGCAGGTATGGGTTCATCTAAAGTTATCGTTGCAATCAACAACGATGCAAACGCTCCAATCTTCCAAAAAGCAACTTACGGTATCGTAGGTGACGCTTTGGAAATCGTTCCAAAATTGACTGAAGAGTTCAAAAAGGCTCTTCACCACTAA